A window of the Microbacterium sp. AZCO genome harbors these coding sequences:
- a CDS encoding SulP family inorganic anion transporter, translated as MPFPKALVPVALRDYQRAWLGRDLLAGVTLAAVAIPEVMGYTSIAQTPVVTGLYTILLPLLAFALLGSSKLLVVGGDSATAAILAAGLAGAGIAGLQPESPQWVALCGLTALMTGVILLIARLLRLGFLGDFLSASVLIGFLTGVGIQVATGQIPDILGVPKGTGGWFEQQWSWITSLGQVSWPTLAYGLGTIAIIFIFKLFIPKIPGAIVAVVGLLTVATLTDASSYGVAVIGAIKGGLPPIGLPQGLEWSDVGALVPTAFACFFIVIAQSAATSRSFALKHGDRADVNRDIVGLSAANLAAGLSGTFVVNGSPTKTQILDGVKGRTQVANLVVVAVTLIVLLFLTGLLTDLPKAVLAGVVFVIGIELIDIKGLARVSRRRPRELVIAIITAATVVIVGVGAGIVLALVLSLLDVIERQYKARALVLEPKPDGGYEYGAAAAGAQSAPGLIVFRFDADLFFANASGFTDRVEAVVAAAPSPVRWFILDCSGISDVDYSAGQSLADVTDYLHKRGIHLILARPEADLLEILEKYDLMDRITPDHVFDDLDTAVAAFGDSATEKPAPSS; from the coding sequence ATGCCATTCCCGAAAGCCCTCGTCCCCGTCGCCCTCCGCGACTACCAGCGCGCATGGCTCGGTCGCGATCTGCTCGCGGGCGTCACGCTCGCCGCGGTCGCGATCCCCGAGGTGATGGGGTACACCTCGATCGCGCAGACGCCCGTCGTGACAGGTCTCTACACGATCCTCCTGCCGCTCCTCGCGTTCGCCCTGCTCGGCTCGTCGAAGCTGCTCGTCGTCGGCGGCGACTCCGCCACGGCGGCGATCCTCGCGGCGGGCCTGGCGGGAGCGGGCATCGCGGGGCTGCAGCCGGAGTCGCCGCAGTGGGTCGCGCTCTGCGGGCTCACGGCGCTCATGACGGGAGTCATCCTCCTCATCGCCCGGCTGCTGCGGCTCGGGTTCCTGGGCGACTTCCTCTCGGCATCCGTCCTCATCGGCTTCCTCACCGGTGTCGGCATCCAGGTGGCGACGGGGCAGATCCCCGACATCCTGGGCGTCCCCAAGGGCACCGGCGGCTGGTTCGAGCAGCAGTGGTCGTGGATCACCTCGCTCGGGCAGGTCTCGTGGCCGACGCTCGCCTACGGCCTCGGCACGATCGCGATCATCTTCATCTTCAAGCTCTTCATCCCGAAGATCCCCGGCGCCATCGTCGCCGTGGTCGGTCTCCTGACGGTCGCGACCTTGACGGACGCCTCCTCCTACGGCGTGGCCGTCATCGGCGCGATCAAGGGCGGCCTCCCGCCGATCGGACTCCCGCAGGGGCTCGAGTGGAGCGATGTGGGCGCGCTCGTCCCGACGGCCTTCGCGTGCTTCTTCATCGTCATCGCGCAGAGCGCGGCGACCTCGCGCAGCTTCGCACTCAAGCACGGCGACCGCGCCGACGTGAACCGCGACATCGTGGGTCTATCCGCCGCGAACCTCGCCGCGGGCCTGAGCGGCACGTTCGTCGTCAACGGCTCGCCGACGAAGACCCAGATCCTCGACGGCGTGAAGGGCCGCACGCAGGTCGCGAACCTCGTCGTGGTCGCGGTGACGCTCATCGTCCTGCTGTTCCTCACGGGCCTGCTCACCGACCTGCCGAAGGCGGTGCTCGCGGGTGTCGTCTTCGTCATCGGCATCGAGCTCATCGACATCAAGGGGCTCGCGCGCGTGTCGCGCCGGCGCCCGCGCGAGCTCGTCATTGCGATCATCACGGCCGCGACGGTCGTCATCGTCGGCGTCGGCGCCGGCATCGTCCTGGCGCTCGTCCTGTCGCTCCTCGACGTGATCGAGCGCCAGTACAAGGCGCGTGCGCTCGTGCTCGAGCCCAAGCCCGACGGGGGCTACGAGTACGGCGCGGCCGCGGCGGGTGCGCAGAGCGCTCCCGGGCTCATCGTGTTCCGCTTCGACGCCGACCTCTTCTTCGCCAACGCGAGCGGGTTCACCGACCGGGTCGAGGCCGTCGTCGCGGCCGCCCCCTCGCCTGTCAGGTGGTTCATCCTCGACTGCTCGGGGATCTCCGATGTCGACTACTCCGCGGGCCAGAGCCTCGCGGACGTCACCGATTACCTGCACAAGCGCGGCATCCACCTGATCCTCGCCCGGCCCGAGGCGGATCTCCTCGAGATCCTCGAGAAGTACGACCTGATGGACCGCATCACGCCCGACCACGTCTTCGACGATCTCGACACAGCGGTCGCCGCTTTCGGCGACTCGGCGACGGAGAAGCCCGCGCCCTCGTCCTGA
- the mtrA gene encoding MtrAB system response regulator MtrA: MSSRILVVDDDTALAEMIGIVLRTEGFDTVFCADGAKAVDAWRSERPDLMLLDLMLPGMDGIEICTRVRAESGIPIIMLTARTDTADVVKGLESGADDYIVKPFNPKELVARIRTRLRPAAQPAGDTLRIGDLTVDVAAHEVRRGDSPISLTPLEFELLVALASKPQQVFSREMLLEQVWGYHYKADTRLVNVHVQRLRAKVELDPDNPKIVTTVRGVGYRAGAVV, from the coding sequence ATGAGTTCACGCATCCTGGTGGTCGACGACGACACCGCCCTCGCCGAGATGATCGGCATCGTGCTGCGCACGGAAGGCTTCGACACCGTCTTCTGCGCGGACGGCGCGAAGGCCGTCGACGCGTGGCGCTCGGAGCGCCCCGACCTCATGCTCCTCGACCTCATGCTGCCCGGCATGGACGGCATCGAGATCTGCACGCGCGTGCGCGCCGAGAGCGGCATCCCGATCATCATGCTGACGGCGCGGACCGACACCGCCGACGTCGTCAAGGGCCTCGAGTCGGGCGCGGACGACTACATCGTCAAGCCGTTCAACCCCAAGGAGCTCGTCGCCCGCATCCGCACGCGCCTGCGCCCGGCGGCGCAGCCCGCCGGCGACACCCTCCGCATCGGCGACCTCACGGTCGACGTGGCCGCGCACGAGGTGCGTCGCGGCGACAGCCCCATCTCGCTCACGCCGCTCGAGTTCGAGCTGCTCGTCGCGCTCGCGTCGAAGCCGCAACAGGTGTTCTCCCGCGAGATGCTGCTCGAGCAGGTGTGGGGCTACCACTACAAGGCCGACACGCGGCTCGTGAACGTGCACGTGCAGCGCCTGCGCGCCAAGGTCGAGCTCGACCCCGACAACCCCAAGATCGTCACGACGGTCCGCGGAGTGGGCTACCGGGCCGGCGCGGTCGTGTGA
- a CDS encoding LpqB family beta-propeller domain-containing protein yields the protein MRRFLAAAVSAVVLALAGCAGLPTAGYVQPGLPADADAGSPDFALLPDSPQPGASPQEIVDGFIRAGTGPGTDGTWAVAREYLTSEEAHKWDPTALVTIDEPGVRQFSSSTEDQVSMTVTPVARIDEIGSYSAADEVSTTLPFQLKKQSDGEWRISDAPDGLVLDTSQFANVFRRYSLMYFDPTWQFLVPDLRWFPATNAPTYIATALVNGPKSPWLESSVESAFPEDVRMRPSVPVDSGVAQVELSTTAIELDADTLSRMQAQLAESLKTASGVADVQMSAGTTPLEVEAAPTRSTRVSNQALVLNADGFGFLTGNRIEPIPGLSQAMAKVDPIGIQLSPERDFASVRVASGAVARVQADDEVLVVDERPSLIDPTLDPSGYTWSVPSDAPGALAAFAPGSQRIDIAEAWPEATQVSAMAMSRDGTRLAAVVTSGGRAMVWVSGVVRDQTGVPSALGEPLLLQVLSGPGLSVSWLDDTTVGVLARADDETQVVELTVGGPSATTPAPDGAAQLAGANSGNMRVKGAAGALYSKRGSTWPQTAIDISVLATQQGSPR from the coding sequence ATGCGCCGGTTCCTCGCCGCGGCCGTGTCCGCGGTCGTCCTCGCGCTCGCGGGGTGCGCCGGGCTCCCGACGGCGGGCTACGTGCAGCCGGGCCTTCCGGCCGATGCGGATGCCGGAAGCCCCGACTTCGCCCTCCTCCCCGACAGCCCCCAGCCCGGCGCGTCGCCGCAGGAGATCGTCGACGGCTTCATCCGCGCCGGCACAGGCCCGGGGACCGACGGCACGTGGGCCGTCGCCCGTGAGTACCTGACGTCCGAAGAGGCCCACAAGTGGGATCCGACGGCGCTCGTGACGATCGATGAGCCCGGCGTGCGGCAGTTCTCCTCGTCCACCGAGGACCAGGTCTCCATGACGGTCACCCCGGTCGCCCGCATCGACGAGATCGGCTCCTACTCGGCGGCCGACGAGGTGTCCACGACCCTGCCGTTCCAGCTCAAGAAGCAGAGCGACGGGGAGTGGCGCATCAGCGACGCGCCGGACGGGCTCGTGCTCGACACGTCCCAGTTCGCGAACGTGTTCCGGCGCTACTCGCTGATGTACTTCGACCCGACGTGGCAGTTCCTCGTGCCCGATCTGCGGTGGTTCCCGGCGACGAACGCGCCGACCTACATCGCGACGGCGCTCGTCAACGGCCCGAAATCTCCCTGGCTCGAATCCTCTGTCGAGTCGGCCTTCCCCGAGGACGTGCGGATGCGGCCCTCCGTGCCCGTCGACAGCGGTGTCGCGCAGGTCGAGCTGTCCACGACGGCGATCGAGCTCGACGCCGACACCCTGTCCCGCATGCAGGCCCAGCTCGCCGAGAGCCTCAAGACGGCGAGCGGCGTCGCCGACGTGCAGATGTCGGCGGGCACGACGCCGCTCGAGGTCGAGGCCGCCCCCACGCGATCGACGCGGGTCAGCAATCAGGCTCTCGTGCTCAACGCCGACGGCTTCGGCTTCCTGACGGGCAACCGCATCGAGCCGATCCCGGGGCTGAGCCAGGCGATGGCCAAGGTCGATCCCATCGGCATCCAGCTCTCGCCCGAGCGCGACTTCGCCTCGGTGCGCGTCGCGAGCGGCGCCGTCGCCCGCGTGCAGGCCGACGACGAGGTGCTCGTCGTCGACGAGAGGCCGAGCCTCATCGACCCGACGCTCGATCCGTCCGGCTACACGTGGAGTGTGCCGTCCGATGCGCCCGGGGCGCTCGCCGCCTTCGCGCCGGGGAGCCAGCGCATCGACATCGCGGAGGCCTGGCCCGAGGCCACGCAGGTCAGCGCCATGGCGATGTCCCGCGACGGCACGCGGCTCGCCGCCGTCGTCACATCCGGCGGGCGGGCGATGGTGTGGGTCTCGGGAGTCGTGCGCGACCAGACGGGAGTGCCGTCGGCCCTCGGCGAGCCGCTCCTGCTGCAGGTGCTCTCCGGACCGGGGCTGTCGGTCTCCTGGCTCGACGACACGACGGTCGGCGTGCTCGCCCGCGCCGACGACGAGACGCAGGTCGTCGAGCTCACGGTCGGCGGGCCGTCGGCGACGACGCCCGCCCCCGACGGCGCGGCCCAGTTGGCAGGTGCCAACAGCGGCAACATGCGGGTCAAGGGCGCCGCGGGCGCGCTGTACTCGAAGCGCGGCTCCACGTGGCCGCAGACGGCCATCGACATCTCGGTGCTCGCGACGCAGCAGGGCTCGCCCCGCTGA
- a CDS encoding phosphoribosyltransferase family protein, translated as MPAATALVRSALADALTLLLPVDCAGCGEPDTTLCAACLAALRPAPRRRLLEPGLEVWSGLVFDGAPARVIRGLKEEGRTGLARALAPALAAAVRSAAGSGRVVAVPVPTSRAAFRRRGYRVPDLVARRAGLDVATILAAARRTADQRGLDRDARRRNVAGSLVARGDRHSLRAVVVDDVVTTGATLVEAARALRAAGVEVVGAAVVAATPRVSGPGKTLETDR; from the coding sequence ATGCCCGCCGCGACCGCCCTCGTCCGCTCGGCGCTCGCCGACGCACTGACCCTGCTGCTCCCGGTCGACTGCGCGGGGTGCGGTGAGCCCGACACGACGCTGTGCGCGGCCTGTCTCGCGGCCCTGCGGCCGGCGCCGCGGCGGCGACTCCTCGAACCGGGGCTCGAGGTGTGGAGCGGGCTCGTCTTCGACGGCGCCCCCGCACGTGTCATCCGTGGACTGAAGGAGGAGGGCCGCACCGGACTTGCGCGGGCGCTCGCACCGGCGCTCGCCGCAGCGGTCAGGTCGGCGGCGGGCTCCGGCCGGGTCGTCGCCGTCCCCGTGCCGACCTCGCGGGCCGCGTTCCGGCGGCGCGGCTATCGGGTGCCCGACCTCGTCGCGCGCCGGGCCGGACTGGACGTCGCGACGATCCTCGCGGCGGCGCGCCGCACGGCCGACCAGCGCGGCCTCGACCGCGATGCCCGGAGGCGCAACGTCGCCGGATCGCTCGTCGCGCGAGGGGATCGGCATTCCCTCCGCGCCGTCGTCGTCGACGACGTCGTCACGACCGGTGCGACCCTCGTCGAGGCCGCACGGGCGCTGCGCGCGGCGGGAGTGGAGGTCGTGGGGGCCGCCGTCGTCGCCGCGACGCCTCGCGTATCAGGCCCAGGGAAGACTCTCGAAACTGATAGGTGA
- the raiA gene encoding ribosome-associated translation inhibitor RaiA: METSIVGVGVGITDRFRSVVEEKATRIEHLAPRAQRVDVKVTHRAYHNGRMEDDTVELTLTGKGPLVRAEATDGDKFAALDLAVDKLCEQLRRAKDKRVDSRNHPRGAKFEKGSGSLEGIDVQPASVDVIRAVATGEIPIITGNEDEEDYTPVVIRTKQFSAEWMTVEDAVDRMELVGHDFFLFIDARSDHPSVVYRRKGWDYGVISLSTLAAPTELAS; the protein is encoded by the coding sequence ATGGAAACCAGCATCGTCGGCGTGGGAGTGGGGATCACAGATCGCTTCCGCTCGGTCGTCGAAGAGAAGGCCACCCGCATCGAGCACCTCGCTCCGCGCGCACAGCGCGTCGATGTCAAGGTCACGCATCGTGCGTACCACAACGGACGAATGGAAGACGACACCGTCGAGCTGACGCTGACCGGCAAGGGACCCCTGGTCCGTGCCGAAGCGACGGACGGCGACAAGTTCGCCGCCCTCGACCTCGCGGTCGACAAGCTGTGCGAGCAGCTGCGCCGCGCGAAGGACAAGCGGGTCGACTCCCGCAACCACCCCCGGGGCGCCAAGTTCGAGAAGGGCAGCGGCTCTCTCGAGGGCATCGACGTGCAGCCCGCCTCGGTCGACGTCATCCGGGCCGTCGCCACCGGCGAGATCCCGATCATCACGGGCAACGAGGACGAAGAGGACTACACGCCCGTCGTCATCCGCACGAAGCAGTTCAGCGCGGAGTGGATGACCGTCGAGGACGCCGTCGACCGCATGGAGCTGGTCGGCCATGACTTCTTCCTCTTCATCGACGCGCGCAGCGACCACCCCAGCGTCGTGTACCGCCGCAAGGGCTGGGACTACGGCGTGATCTCGCTGTCGACGCTCGCGGCGCCGACCGAGTTAGCCTCGTAA
- a CDS encoding glycerophosphoryl diester phosphodiesterase membrane domain-containing protein, with protein MTAYPAWTPASRPGVIPLRPLTFGTILGRSFTALRQNPRVLLGFALCVQAIAYVVVIVAVGAVGWASFSRLETLQYGTDDYDAVMAGSIALTAVVGVVLGLAAGALGVIVQGVVVTEVAHAAVAEKLTLGALWRQVKPVVWRLIGYALLLLGATIAAFAVVGLGIFALALVAAPAAAALGVLLVVAALPVILWLSVKLLLTPSAIILERARVGTAIARSWRLTRGRFWPALGILVLINLIFGGIAQVVSIPFSFLGAGLSTILAPTGDATATQIISIISTSLLAQAVTLLIQAVATVVQSTAAALIYIDCRMRHEGLDLDLLAYVERRDAGAQGLPDPYLEGVGRAIGPRWAAPVYGPAGYAPAGYAPAGYPQFGGRGAYLGQGYPGQAYPAQGYPTQDYPGQGYPTQGYPAQGYPTQGYPAGYGQQQPYPQAPVSPYAQPVHPQPPAHVPTPQYAQPVHPQGQPSYPPRAPAYPADPQVQPGHLPSQQPQPTADADPAPAMPAPEPTRWAAPGEPADGSDRESPWR; from the coding sequence GTGACCGCGTACCCGGCATGGACGCCGGCTTCCCGCCCGGGCGTCATCCCGCTGCGCCCGCTGACGTTCGGCACGATCCTCGGCCGCTCGTTCACGGCGCTCCGTCAGAACCCGCGCGTCCTGCTCGGCTTCGCACTGTGCGTGCAGGCGATCGCGTACGTCGTGGTCATCGTCGCCGTCGGCGCCGTCGGGTGGGCGTCGTTCTCCCGTCTCGAGACCCTGCAGTACGGCACCGACGACTACGACGCGGTCATGGCCGGCTCGATCGCCCTCACCGCGGTGGTCGGCGTGGTGCTGGGTCTCGCCGCGGGCGCGCTGGGCGTCATCGTGCAGGGCGTCGTCGTGACCGAGGTCGCACACGCGGCCGTCGCCGAGAAGCTCACGCTCGGCGCGCTGTGGCGCCAGGTCAAGCCGGTCGTCTGGCGCCTCATCGGCTACGCGCTGCTGCTCCTGGGCGCCACGATCGCGGCGTTCGCGGTCGTCGGGCTCGGCATCTTCGCGCTCGCCCTCGTCGCGGCTCCCGCGGCGGCGGCGCTCGGCGTGCTCCTCGTGGTCGCGGCGCTCCCCGTCATCCTCTGGCTCTCGGTCAAGCTCCTGCTCACGCCCTCGGCGATCATCCTCGAGCGCGCCCGCGTCGGCACGGCCATCGCCCGGTCGTGGCGCCTGACGCGCGGCCGGTTCTGGCCCGCGCTCGGCATCCTGGTGCTGATCAACCTCATCTTCGGCGGCATCGCGCAGGTCGTCAGCATCCCGTTCTCCTTCCTCGGGGCGGGACTCTCGACGATCCTGGCGCCGACGGGCGACGCGACGGCCACCCAGATCATCTCGATCATCTCGACGAGCCTCCTCGCGCAGGCCGTGACGCTGCTCATCCAGGCGGTCGCGACCGTCGTGCAGTCGACGGCGGCAGCCCTCATCTATATCGACTGCCGCATGCGGCACGAAGGGCTCGACCTCGATCTGCTCGCGTATGTCGAGAGACGGGATGCCGGGGCCCAGGGGCTCCCCGACCCCTATCTCGAGGGGGTCGGCCGCGCCATCGGACCGCGCTGGGCCGCTCCCGTCTACGGGCCGGCGGGGTACGCACCCGCCGGGTACGCGCCGGCGGGGTATCCCCAGTTCGGCGGGCGGGGGGCGTATCTGGGGCAGGGCTACCCAGGGCAGGCCTACCCGGCTCAGGGCTACCCGACTCAGGACTACCCAGGGCAGGGCTACCCGACTCAGGGCTACCCGGCTCAGGGTTATCCGACTCAGGGCTATCCGGCCGGGTACGGGCAGCAGCAGCCGTATCCGCAGGCGCCGGTCTCTCCCTACGCTCAGCCTGTCCATCCCCAGCCACCCGCTCATGTGCCGACCCCGCAGTACGCTCAGCCGGTCCACCCCCAAGGGCAGCCGTCGTACCCGCCCCGCGCTCCCGCGTACCCGGCCGATCCGCAGGTGCAGCCGGGCCACCTCCCGTCACAGCAGCCGCAGCCAACGGCCGACGCCGATCCCGCCCCCGCGATGCCGGCGCCCGAGCCCACCCG
- a CDS encoding PadR family transcriptional regulator yields the protein MSVRQSLLAILDQGPCYGYQLRAEFDRRTGALRPLNVGQIYNTLDRLERDGLARNSGSDDQGHVYWEITDAGRADVRRWLDSPVARTTTGRDELAMKIAVAATLPGVEVAEVIRTQRAASLALLEEAADEIVPGRATDAEELARAVVADARVFAVEAELRWLDRVEERLAQHPEHALALELSTERPKRGRPARDAAVAAG from the coding sequence ATGTCGGTGCGTCAGAGTCTGCTCGCGATCCTGGATCAGGGACCGTGCTACGGCTACCAGCTGCGCGCGGAGTTCGACCGGCGCACCGGCGCCCTGCGGCCGCTCAACGTCGGCCAGATCTACAACACCCTCGACCGGCTCGAGCGCGACGGACTCGCCCGCAACAGCGGATCCGACGATCAGGGGCATGTCTACTGGGAGATCACGGATGCCGGCAGGGCCGACGTGCGCCGCTGGCTCGACTCGCCCGTGGCGCGGACCACGACGGGGCGCGACGAGCTCGCGATGAAGATCGCTGTCGCGGCGACGCTCCCCGGCGTGGAGGTGGCCGAGGTCATCCGCACCCAGCGCGCGGCCTCGCTGGCCCTCCTCGAGGAGGCCGCCGACGAGATCGTGCCGGGGCGGGCGACCGATGCGGAAGAGCTCGCGCGCGCCGTCGTCGCCGACGCCCGGGTCTTCGCCGTGGAGGCCGAGCTGCGCTGGCTCGACCGCGTGGAGGAGCGGCTGGCGCAGCATCCCGAGCATGCCCTCGCTCTGGAGCTGTCGACCGAGCGGCCCAAGCGGGGCCGCCCGGCGCGTGACGCGGCCGTCGCCGCCGGCTGA
- the mtrB gene encoding MtrAB system histidine kinase MtrB — protein MTAAQTGAVGSSRRQSAGWRDWRRWPDELARLWRRSLRFRIVLITLALTAAAVLVACVWMALVIQNDLFDSRRTQVLTDARRATVAAQETLDNAAVQAGDTAQLQSLMNSVRAILIQQSSTDMIAAFRVDRTATQAPQDFTVGGFDETLVTAGMRAAVRSNSEPQWWQSVGLATDEGGTMPGIVVGQQLVLPDVGAYELYFAYDLASADQTLGFIQGILWVVGIGLVVLIGGIAWFVLRSVTTPIAEAAETSEKLAAGELTVRLPVHGEDELATLGRSFNAMADSIESQIKELADLSLVQQRFVSDVSHELRTPLTTIRLAADMINDQRDEFDPATARAAELLNAQVQRFETLLTDLLEISRYDAGSVQLELEPTSLAHLAEDVIASMHQLAEQHGTDVRLVAPGGYSPVDMDPRRIRRIVRNLLGNAIEHGEHRPIVVTVDSDQQAVALGVRDFGLGMRPEEVEHVFDRFWRADPSRTRTIGGTGLGLSIALGDARLHGGELTVWSEYGHGSNFVLTLPRGARPVSGSSPIRTEPVDETPDEFGRTEPIQVPAPSATGDARERGGAASARGGAS, from the coding sequence GTGACGGCGGCGCAGACCGGCGCGGTCGGCTCCTCCCGGAGGCAGTCGGCGGGATGGCGCGACTGGCGGCGCTGGCCCGACGAGCTCGCGCGCCTCTGGCGCCGGTCGCTGCGGTTCCGGATCGTCCTCATCACACTTGCGCTGACGGCGGCGGCCGTGCTCGTCGCGTGCGTGTGGATGGCGCTCGTCATCCAGAACGACCTGTTCGACTCGCGACGCACGCAGGTGCTCACCGATGCGCGGCGCGCAACGGTGGCGGCGCAGGAGACCCTCGACAACGCCGCCGTGCAGGCCGGCGACACGGCGCAGCTGCAGAGCCTCATGAACAGCGTCCGCGCCATCCTGATCCAGCAGTCCTCGACCGACATGATCGCGGCGTTCCGCGTCGACCGCACGGCGACGCAGGCGCCGCAGGACTTCACGGTCGGCGGCTTCGACGAGACCCTCGTGACGGCGGGGATGCGGGCGGCCGTGCGCTCCAACTCCGAGCCGCAGTGGTGGCAGTCGGTGGGCCTCGCGACCGACGAGGGCGGCACGATGCCGGGCATCGTCGTCGGCCAGCAGCTCGTGCTGCCCGACGTCGGCGCGTACGAGCTGTACTTCGCCTACGACCTCGCGAGCGCCGACCAGACGCTGGGCTTCATCCAGGGCATCCTCTGGGTCGTCGGCATCGGGCTCGTCGTGCTGATCGGCGGCATCGCCTGGTTCGTGCTGCGCTCCGTGACGACCCCGATCGCCGAGGCGGCCGAGACGAGCGAGAAGCTGGCCGCGGGCGAGCTCACGGTGCGGCTCCCCGTGCACGGCGAGGACGAGCTCGCGACGCTCGGCCGCTCGTTCAACGCGATGGCCGACAGCATCGAGTCGCAGATCAAGGAGCTGGCCGACCTCTCGCTCGTGCAGCAGCGCTTCGTCTCCGACGTCTCGCACGAGCTCCGCACGCCGCTCACGACGATCCGGCTCGCCGCCGACATGATCAACGACCAGCGCGATGAGTTCGACCCCGCCACCGCCCGCGCGGCGGAGCTGCTCAACGCGCAGGTGCAGCGGTTCGAGACGCTCCTCACCGACCTGCTCGAGATCAGCCGCTACGACGCCGGGTCCGTGCAGCTCGAGCTCGAGCCGACGAGCCTCGCTCATCTCGCCGAGGACGTCATCGCCTCCATGCACCAGCTCGCGGAGCAGCACGGCACCGACGTGCGGCTCGTCGCGCCCGGCGGGTACTCGCCCGTCGACATGGACCCGCGGCGCATCCGCCGCATCGTCCGCAACCTCCTCGGCAACGCGATCGAGCACGGCGAGCACCGGCCGATCGTCGTCACGGTCGACAGCGACCAGCAGGCCGTCGCCCTCGGCGTGCGCGACTTCGGCCTCGGCATGCGGCCCGAGGAGGTCGAGCACGTGTTCGACCGGTTCTGGAGAGCCGACCCCTCGCGCACCCGCACGATCGGCGGCACGGGCCTCGGCCTGTCGATCGCGCTCGGCGATGCACGCCTGCACGGCGGCGAGCTCACGGTGTGGTCCGAGTACGGCCACGGCTCCAACTTCGTGCTGACCCTGCCGCGCGGAGCACGGCCCGTGTCGGGATCCTCGCCGATCCGCACGGAGCCGGTCGACGAGACGCCCGACGAGTTCGGGCGCACGGAGCCCATCCAGGTCCCGGCGCCCTCGGCCACGGGCGACGCGCGGGAGCGCGGCGGCGCCGCGTCGGCACGGGGAGGCGCGTCGTGA